The nucleotide window cggcggcagcggcagcggcctgcGGTTCACCCGCCCCCTCATATATTCGCtcagccggccgccgccatcggccGTGTCGCAACCTGGAACCCATCGAGCCGCAATTTGCGAGCTCACTCGTTCCaacccggcggccgcctggaCCGAGTTCTTCGGCGAGCCGGGCTCCTGAGGCGGGCCAGGATGCCGCACCGACGATATCTCGACACTGGCAAGCACAGTGGCGCTGTCATCAAGTGCATGACGGCGCTGTCGGTCGACGAGACGGAGGTGGCCAAGGTGACGGTGGCGGGACAGTCCTTTAGgaacggcgaggaggtcggGGACCTCGTGGTCGAGCGGCTAGGGCCAGCGGAGCCCGTGACGGTGCAAGACAGCGAGGCGGTTCCTGTCATGCTCGACGACGAGTAATAAGGCTGTTTGATGCTCCATGTCAGCGGTAGGCCGCAGTGTGTACTGCGGTGCTCACTGTGCCGTCCATACCTCCTCATCCGTCCCTTCACGGTGTGCGTGTTCTGTCTCGACGCCACCAACAAACGGCAACGGTCTCTACAGAGAAGAATCAAGCTCAACAGCCCTGGATGGAACCTCTATCGCACATCACTCCTCTATTAGCCCTACGCCGACAGACCCTTGCGCCCGTCTAGAAATACAGCGACCCAACAAGGCCAACGTAGCCGTGAATACTCGAACCAGTTTCTCAGGAAACAAAAAAGGGAACTTGATCCCTCCAGACGCAACCCAGCTCTATGCCCGCACCTGCTGAGAGGCACCACCTCTCTCCTTCGGACAAAACCCAGTCCGAACGGACCCAGCCCCGCGGCCCCCTTTCCGCAGATGAAAACATCCCGTCCAACTATATCCACTTCCGCTCTCCCTCCTTCGTGAAAATGTATATACAGTTAATCGCACATGCCCGCTTCCACATCCATATCCGTGCtctcgcccgccggcgcgaccACGCCGTCTgggccctcgccctcgatgacccggccgccctcgTACGTGACGCGGCGCCAGCCGCACTCCTCGGTGGGGTCCTTGATCAGCTCCACCGTCGGGAAGTAGTGCTCGTTCTTCTTCATCGTCACCACCCACGGCACGCTGTCGAACGTCATGGCCCGGAGGCGGAAGtctagagagaaagagaagcACACGCTTTCGTCAGCAAGAAGACACGGTAACAATGGGAACCTGAATACAAAACGAAGAGGGAATAAAAATGAagaggaaaggaaaagacTCACAAGTATTATCCGGGATCTTGACCACCTCGTCCAAGAACGACTGCAGGTCCGGCGTCGGCTTGCCGTTGACGTGCGTGATGAAGTTGGTCGGCGCCAAGCCGTACTGGTAGGCGGGCGAGCCGCGCGTGCGGGCCGACACGTAGACCTCGCTGAACAGCTTGCTGATCTGCTGGCGGACCGCGTGGTGGGGGCGGTGGAAAATGGCGCCGCAGAACGACACGGCGCGGTCCGTCTCGACGTCgtgcgccgccaccgtcggCAGCCGCAGGCTCAGCTCGCGGCAGTCGCGCACGatgacggcgtcgaggtaCTCGTGCGAGTACATGACGTCGAGGTCCGAGATCT belongs to Thermothielavioides terrestris NRRL 8126 chromosome 5, complete sequence and includes:
- a CDS encoding glycoside hydrolase family 79 protein (CAZy_ID 270204): MSTCQSQHEVHVGGGSGSGLRFTRPLIYSLSRPPPSAVSQPGTHRAAICELTRSNPAAAWTDGAVIKCMTALSVDETEVAKVTVAGQSFRNGEEVGDLVVERLGPAEPVTVQDSEAVPVMLDDE